A DNA window from Mycolicibacter terrae contains the following coding sequences:
- a CDS encoding cysteine desulfurase-like protein, which translates to MAFDVARVRGLHPTLGDGWVHFDAPTGMLIPDSVATTVSTAFRGSLATASGPHPAARRSAAVLVAARQAVADLVGGDPAGVVLGPDRAVLLNALADAASSRVSLGYETVVSRLDDEANIAPWVRAANRYGAKLKWAEVDIETGELPSWQWENLITPSTRLVAVTSASGVLGTVTDLRPVTKLVHDVGGVTVIDHCAAAPYQLIDINDVEGDVVALNAAAWGGPPVGALVFRDPALIDTFGSVSLNPHAVGPARLEVGLHQFGLLAGVVASVEYLASLDESARGSRPERLAISMQSAGQYLNRLFDYLVGSLQSLPLVMMIGQPEVRIPVVSFAVQKVPAERVVQRLADNGVLAIANAGSRVLDVIGVNDIGGAVTVGLSHYSTAAEIDQLVRALASLG; encoded by the coding sequence ATGGCCTTCGATGTCGCCAGGGTGCGCGGACTGCACCCGACCCTCGGTGACGGGTGGGTGCACTTCGACGCTCCTACGGGCATGTTGATCCCGGACTCGGTGGCGACCACGGTGTCGACCGCGTTCCGCGGCTCGTTGGCGACGGCGTCGGGACCGCACCCGGCGGCCCGGCGCAGTGCCGCCGTGCTGGTCGCGGCACGCCAGGCGGTGGCCGATCTGGTCGGCGGCGATCCCGCCGGGGTGGTGCTGGGCCCCGACCGGGCGGTGCTGCTGAACGCGCTGGCCGATGCCGCGTCGTCGCGGGTGAGCCTGGGCTACGAGACGGTGGTCAGCCGACTCGACGACGAGGCCAACATCGCGCCCTGGGTGCGCGCCGCCAACCGCTACGGCGCCAAGCTCAAATGGGCCGAGGTGGACATCGAGACCGGGGAGCTGCCGAGCTGGCAGTGGGAGAACCTGATCACTCCGTCGACCCGGCTGGTGGCCGTCACCTCGGCGTCGGGCGTGCTGGGCACGGTCACCGACCTGCGGCCGGTCACCAAGCTGGTCCACGACGTGGGCGGGGTGACCGTGATCGACCACTGCGCGGCGGCGCCGTATCAGCTGATCGACATCAACGACGTCGAGGGTGACGTGGTGGCCCTCAACGCGGCCGCCTGGGGCGGCCCGCCGGTGGGTGCGCTGGTGTTCCGCGACCCGGCGCTGATCGACACGTTCGGGTCGGTGTCGCTGAACCCGCACGCCGTGGGCCCGGCGCGGCTGGAGGTCGGCCTGCACCAGTTCGGCCTGCTGGCCGGGGTGGTGGCCAGCGTCGAATACCTGGCCTCGCTCGACGAGTCCGCCCGGGGCAGCCGGCCCGAGCGGCTGGCGATCTCCATGCAGTCGGCCGGGCAGTATCTGAACCGGCTGTTCGACTATCTGGTCGGTTCACTGCAGTCGCTGCCGCTGGTTATGATGATCGGTCAGCCGGAGGTCCGCATTCCGGTGGTCAGTTTCGCGGTGCAGAAGGTACCCGCCGAACGGGTGGTGCAGCGGTTGGCCGACAACGGCGTGCTGGCGATCGCCAACGCCGGGTCGCGGGTGCTGGACGTCATCGGCGTCAACGACATCGGCGGCGCGGTCACGGTCGGGCTGAGCCACTACTCGACGGCCGCGGAGATCGACCAGCTGGTGCGCGCGCTGGCCTCGCTGGGATGA
- a CDS encoding bacterial proteasome activator family protein has product MAGPASTNGREAGTLSTGSSSADGSDDIEIISGGDPRLLSAGASREPDADADEQSLTDLIEQPAKVMRIGTMIKQLLEEVRSAPLDDASRVRLREVHAASIRELEDGLAPELREELDRLTLPLREDATPSDAELRIAQAQLVGWLEGLFHGIQTALFAQQMAARAQLEQMRHGALPPGATAGGHSGQGHTGAGQYL; this is encoded by the coding sequence ATGGCGGGGCCAGCATCTACGAATGGCAGGGAGGCGGGGACGTTGAGCACGGGCAGTAGCAGCGCGGACGGCTCAGACGACATCGAGATCATCAGCGGCGGGGACCCGCGGCTGCTGTCGGCCGGGGCGTCGAGAGAGCCCGACGCCGACGCCGACGAGCAGTCGCTGACCGACCTGATCGAGCAGCCCGCCAAGGTGATGCGGATCGGCACCATGATCAAGCAGCTGCTCGAGGAGGTGCGCTCGGCCCCGCTGGACGACGCCAGCCGGGTGCGGTTGCGTGAGGTGCACGCCGCCAGCATCCGCGAGCTCGAGGACGGCCTGGCCCCGGAGCTGCGCGAGGAGCTGGACCGGCTGACGCTGCCGCTGCGCGAGGACGCCACCCCGTCGGACGCCGAGCTGCGGATCGCCCAGGCCCAGCTGGTGGGCTGGCTGGAAGGGCTGTTCCACGGCATCCAGACCGCCCTGTTCGCCCAGCAGATGGCCGCCCGCGCGCAGCTGGAGCAGATGCGCCACGGCGCGTTGCCGCCCGGCGCCACCGCCGGCGGGCACAGCGGGCAGGGCCACACCGGCGCCGGCCAATACCTGTAG
- the wzt gene encoding galactan export ABC transporter ATP-binding subunit Wzt/RfbE, producing MSATDPRIETHDAWVEFPIFDAKSRSLKKAFLGKAGGAIGRNNSNVVVVEALRDITMSLSLGDRVGLVGHNGAGKSTLLRLLSGIYEPTRGSASVVGRVAPVFDLGVGMDPEISGYENIIIRGLFLGQTRKQMAAKVDEIAEFTELGDYLAMPLRTYSTGMRVRLAMGVVTSIDPEILLLDEGIGAVDAEFLKKAQTRLQKLVERSGILVFASHSNEFLARLCKTAMWIDHGTIKMTGGIEDVVGAYEGPDAARHVREVLAETQAGDTA from the coding sequence TTGTCCGCCACCGATCCACGAATCGAGACCCACGACGCTTGGGTTGAGTTCCCCATCTTCGACGCCAAGTCGCGGTCGTTGAAGAAGGCGTTCCTCGGCAAGGCCGGCGGCGCGATCGGGCGCAACAACTCCAACGTGGTGGTCGTCGAGGCGCTGCGCGACATCACCATGTCACTCTCACTCGGGGACCGGGTGGGTCTGGTGGGGCACAACGGCGCCGGCAAATCCACACTGCTGCGGCTGCTTTCGGGCATCTACGAGCCGACCCGGGGATCGGCGAGCGTGGTCGGCCGGGTGGCGCCGGTGTTCGACCTCGGTGTCGGAATGGACCCGGAGATCTCCGGCTACGAGAACATCATCATCCGCGGCCTGTTCCTCGGCCAGACCCGCAAGCAGATGGCCGCCAAGGTCGACGAGATCGCCGAATTCACCGAACTGGGCGACTATCTGGCGATGCCGCTGCGCACCTACTCCACCGGCATGCGGGTGCGGCTGGCGATGGGAGTGGTCACCAGTATCGACCCGGAGATCCTGCTGCTGGATGAGGGCATCGGCGCGGTGGACGCCGAGTTTTTGAAGAAGGCCCAGACCCGGCTGCAGAAGCTGGTGGAGCGCTCCGGAATCCTGGTGTTCGCCAGCCACTCCAATGAGTTTCTGGCCCGGCTGTGCAAGACCGCGATGTGGATCGACCACGGCACGATCAAGATGACCGGCGGGATCGAGGACGTGGTCGGCGCCTACGAGGGCCCCGACGCCGCCCGGCACGTGCGCGAGGTGCTCGCCGAGACCCAGGCCGGGGACACCGCGTGA
- a CDS encoding autotransporter outer membrane beta-barrel domain-containing protein: MMQLALRPYVTPGVVIAGAALVAVNAAVPTGFVRPPAEVRLALPAVEHHPVALTAGPDLLGPWVDLFNNTATNLAAMGSDNGWGNLLEQIFTDPSSLSRLPEVFDFLTELMPSISGSDPIMVLLSPFLTIGMGLIGPLVTVNDAMQDILNQIFNPTDPLDPFAAIFTSFPRLLDAWLNGTSTIDVAGISIPAFNGILVPGQNLVIDLTASEAVDGLNIGDQTVASLLDQTGIGTLSVANMFTGLLDSLGLGDQTPVDVLDTLGLGDLEIASVLTTLFDAVGIGNPTIADIMDQLGIGDVQVADLAIDLTHALGFDNPTIVDLAGDIGVADLKLADLGIDVFNALGIGDPTVNELLGDIGAENLTLNGLLQTAVDALGLGGQTPASLIDALGGGDLTTHEFITTLLGGLGLGDQTMMDLLSQAGVANADMSQIIISILGDAGNTNMTDVLDFTGLGSVTLAQVVQLMGIYDLSLGTVLNNMANLGITGNLTINDILVASGASPLDKGGDASLADSLASMTIGGMLGDSADAPLSSLLGDMGTQTLAEVIQANFSQTLGDMLSQAGYADMTLTELVLANMPDQPLSELFGVMGNTTLSDLINQLVPADQTIVDMLNESGIGDMHLSDLLNQAFGDQTVANALDDGGLGSMQLDDIIRQALGPQSVNDMLNEFGIGGQSLSDLFDQFFGTTTLSDGLIDLGLGTQTLNELIDSLFGTSTVSSLLGDFGTQTVDELLASMGLGDLTVINAQIEEFYGSLSYWFDGLGNQIAAVLGG, encoded by the coding sequence ATGATGCAGCTGGCGCTTCGCCCGTACGTCACACCCGGCGTCGTCATCGCGGGCGCCGCCCTCGTCGCGGTAAATGCGGCGGTCCCCACCGGGTTCGTACGCCCACCCGCTGAGGTCCGCCTGGCACTTCCTGCCGTCGAGCACCATCCCGTCGCGCTCACCGCCGGACCGGACCTCCTGGGCCCGTGGGTCGACCTTTTCAACAACACCGCCACGAACCTGGCGGCGATGGGATCCGACAACGGCTGGGGCAATCTGCTCGAGCAGATCTTCACCGACCCGAGCTCGCTGTCGCGGCTCCCGGAGGTGTTCGACTTCCTGACTGAGCTGATGCCCTCGATCAGTGGCTCCGACCCGATCATGGTTCTGCTCTCGCCGTTCCTGACCATCGGGATGGGGCTGATCGGCCCGCTGGTCACGGTCAACGACGCGATGCAGGACATCCTCAATCAGATCTTCAATCCGACCGATCCGCTCGACCCGTTCGCGGCGATCTTCACGTCGTTCCCGCGACTGCTCGACGCGTGGCTGAACGGCACCAGCACCATCGATGTGGCCGGCATCAGCATCCCCGCGTTCAACGGCATCCTGGTCCCGGGCCAGAACCTGGTCATCGACCTGACCGCCAGCGAGGCGGTCGACGGGCTCAACATCGGCGACCAGACCGTCGCCAGCCTGCTCGACCAGACCGGGATCGGCACGCTGTCGGTGGCGAACATGTTCACCGGCCTGTTGGACAGCCTGGGCCTGGGTGATCAGACCCCGGTCGACGTTCTCGACACCCTCGGCCTCGGCGATCTGGAGATCGCCAGCGTGCTGACAACCCTTTTCGACGCGGTGGGGATCGGCAACCCCACCATCGCCGACATCATGGACCAGTTGGGCATCGGCGACGTCCAGGTCGCCGACCTCGCGATCGACTTGACCCACGCGCTGGGCTTCGACAACCCGACGATCGTCGACCTCGCCGGCGACATCGGTGTGGCCGACCTGAAGCTGGCCGACCTCGGCATCGACGTGTTCAACGCGCTGGGCATCGGAGACCCGACCGTCAACGAGCTGCTCGGCGACATCGGCGCCGAGAACCTGACGCTGAACGGACTGCTGCAGACTGCGGTGGACGCGCTGGGCCTCGGCGGGCAGACCCCGGCGTCGCTGATCGACGCACTCGGGGGTGGCGACCTGACCACCCACGAGTTCATCACGACGCTGCTGGGCGGCCTGGGCCTGGGCGACCAGACCATGATGGACCTGCTGAGCCAGGCCGGTGTCGCCAACGCCGACATGAGCCAGATCATCATCAGCATCCTCGGGGATGCCGGCAACACCAACATGACCGACGTCCTCGACTTCACCGGCCTCGGCAGCGTCACGCTTGCGCAGGTCGTCCAGCTGATGGGCATCTACGACCTGTCGCTCGGCACCGTGCTCAACAACATGGCGAACCTCGGGATCACCGGGAACCTGACCATCAACGACATCCTGGTCGCGTCCGGTGCCTCACCGCTGGACAAGGGCGGTGACGCCTCCCTGGCCGATTCGCTCGCCAGCATGACCATCGGCGGAATGTTGGGCGACAGTGCCGACGCGCCGCTGAGCTCGCTGCTCGGCGACATGGGCACCCAGACGCTGGCCGAAGTCATTCAGGCCAACTTCAGTCAGACGTTGGGCGACATGCTCAGCCAGGCCGGCTACGCCGACATGACCCTCACCGAGCTGGTGCTGGCGAACATGCCCGACCAGCCCCTGTCGGAACTGTTCGGCGTCATGGGCAACACCACCCTGTCCGACCTGATCAACCAGCTGGTCCCCGCCGACCAGACCATCGTCGACATGCTCAACGAGTCGGGCATCGGCGACATGCATCTGAGTGACCTGCTCAACCAGGCCTTCGGCGACCAGACCGTGGCCAACGCCCTGGACGACGGCGGCCTGGGCAGCATGCAACTCGACGACATCATCAGGCAGGCGCTGGGTCCGCAGAGCGTCAACGACATGCTCAACGAGTTCGGTATCGGCGGCCAGTCGCTCAGTGACCTGTTCGACCAGTTCTTCGGCACCACGACCCTCAGCGACGGTCTCATCGATCTGGGTCTGGGCACGCAGACCCTCAACGAGCTGATCGACTCGCTGTTCGGGACCTCGACGGTGAGTTCACTGCTCGGTGACTTCGGCACCCAGACCGTCGACGAGCTGCTGGCGTCGATGGGGCTCGGTGATCTCACGGTGATCAACGCCCAGATCGAAGAATTCTACGGCTCGCTCTCCTACTGGTTCGACGGCCTGGGGAACCAGATCGCGGCGGTGCTCGGTGGTTAA
- a CDS encoding fatty acyl-AMP ligase, with product MPDTLVDLMRQQAARHQDTPAFIFCPDGDVEQDRITYRELDRRARSIAVNLQRQGAAGERVLVLCRPGVDSVAGLFGCFYAGAVAVPVDEHWPIRRIETVVPEARARFALATAKTQSKMKAAVAGLDAGTDLRWLAMDEDSDDGAAWERLDVDEDTVAMIQYTSGSTGVPKGCVLTHRNYVNNLEIIRQALDPRDDDPVFASPVSGVSWLPQYHDMGFVGGILGTIYGGRTTVLMAPSSFLMRPLRWLQAMSRYRAVISAAPNFAYDACVKRSTPQQRAALDLSNWSIAVVGGGPISAETLRAFSEAFEPAGFRPEAFRPAYGLAEATLGVSGVSNSAVPVIRHLDRTALGEDRVVEVDPDAAGDAERTLSLVGCGKRQGDQDVLIVDPETRVQRGPEEVGEIWVAGPSVGVGYWGRPEETEHAFSAHLADTGAGPYLRSGDLGFFRGGELYITGRCKDLMTIDGYSHYPNDIELTVQNCHPALLPGRGAVFQLPTERYAREYVVVVQEVHHHDAAGIDPNDLIDAIRAAIPTHHGIEAQAVVLLADADTDHHQRQDSAQCLPRPVRRR from the coding sequence GTGCCGGACACCCTGGTGGACCTGATGCGGCAGCAGGCCGCCCGGCATCAGGACACCCCGGCGTTCATCTTCTGCCCCGACGGGGATGTGGAACAGGACCGGATCACCTACCGCGAACTGGACCGTCGCGCCCGGTCGATCGCGGTGAATCTGCAGCGCCAAGGCGCAGCCGGGGAACGCGTGCTGGTGCTCTGCCGTCCCGGTGTGGACAGCGTTGCGGGACTGTTCGGCTGTTTCTATGCCGGTGCCGTCGCGGTTCCGGTTGACGAGCACTGGCCGATCCGACGGATCGAGACCGTCGTCCCCGAAGCGCGCGCCCGTTTCGCCCTGGCGACGGCCAAGACACAGTCCAAGATGAAGGCCGCCGTGGCCGGCCTGGACGCCGGAACCGACTTGCGCTGGCTGGCGATGGACGAGGACTCCGACGACGGGGCGGCCTGGGAGCGCCTGGACGTCGATGAAGACACCGTCGCCATGATCCAGTACACGTCGGGTTCGACCGGGGTGCCGAAGGGCTGCGTGCTCACCCACCGGAACTACGTGAACAACCTGGAGATCATCCGTCAGGCGTTGGACCCCCGGGACGACGATCCGGTGTTCGCCAGCCCGGTCAGCGGGGTGTCGTGGCTGCCGCAGTACCACGACATGGGCTTCGTCGGCGGCATCCTCGGCACCATCTACGGCGGCCGCACCACCGTGCTGATGGCGCCCAGTTCCTTTCTTATGCGCCCGCTGCGCTGGCTGCAGGCGATGTCGCGCTACCGGGCGGTGATCAGTGCCGCGCCCAACTTCGCCTACGACGCCTGCGTCAAACGCAGCACCCCGCAGCAGCGTGCCGCGCTGGACCTGTCGAACTGGTCGATCGCGGTGGTCGGCGGGGGTCCGATCAGCGCGGAAACCCTGCGGGCCTTCAGCGAGGCGTTCGAGCCGGCTGGTTTCCGCCCCGAAGCCTTCCGGCCCGCCTACGGGCTGGCCGAAGCGACGCTGGGGGTGTCCGGAGTGTCGAATTCGGCGGTGCCGGTGATCCGGCACCTCGACCGGACCGCCCTCGGCGAGGATCGGGTGGTCGAGGTGGACCCGGACGCCGCCGGCGACGCGGAGCGGACACTTTCGCTGGTGGGCTGCGGAAAACGCCAAGGCGACCAGGACGTGCTGATCGTGGACCCGGAGACCCGGGTGCAGCGCGGGCCGGAGGAGGTCGGCGAGATCTGGGTGGCGGGGCCGAGCGTCGGAGTGGGCTACTGGGGGCGGCCGGAGGAGACCGAACACGCCTTCTCAGCGCACCTGGCCGACACCGGGGCGGGCCCCTACCTGCGCAGCGGCGACCTGGGGTTCTTCCGCGGCGGCGAGCTGTACATCACCGGCCGGTGCAAGGACCTGATGACGATCGACGGCTACAGCCACTACCCCAACGACATCGAGTTGACCGTGCAGAACTGTCACCCGGCCCTGCTTCCCGGCCGAGGTGCGGTGTTCCAGTTGCCGACCGAGCGCTACGCCCGGGAATACGTGGTGGTGGTCCAGGAGGTGCACCACCACGACGCCGCCGGCATCGATCCGAACGACCTGATCGATGCGATCCGGGCGGCGATCCCCACCCACCACGGGATCGAAGCGCAGGCCGTGGTGTTGCTCGCCGATGCGGATACCGACCACCACCAGCGGCAAGATTCAGCGCAGTGCCTGCCGCGACCAGTACGTCGCCGGTGA
- a CDS encoding DUF6541 family protein, with protein sequence MAAALLLLVLPGTLVAAAARLSWPVAITVGPALTYGLVGLAIVPFGAWGIPWNAGTALVTLVLVGALVGGLARGIRGWLDRRPGIHVAAPTAAAGPTPAVAAGVLLGMLLIGWAAVRGLPDWQSIPSTWDAVWHANTVRFILDTGQASPTHMGELRNVETHAPLYYPSAFHALTAVLCQLTGAAPTTGFTLAGLAASVWLFPISAALLTWNLLKRVTTTRRTAVSAATAAALSASFTALPYVEFGTAAMPNLVAYGLVVPTFTLITSVRTLRDRIPVAVLALVGVFSVHLTGGVVTVLLVAAWWLCPRDGALWNPLRSKRRDTLALAAVLVPTALLLLPQLLSVRKQAEIIAGHSFLTHEGRKSGLRDALLLHTRHLNDFPIQYTLVGLTAVGLALLAVRKVWWPLALWAVLVVGVVHSSAPFGGPAGAVVGRFTDLFYSDPRRIMAAMTLLLIPMAGIGLAALVSLVARGRLQGVLTGALLVGATVGLAWHYLPRHAFLFGDKYDSVMVDARDLEAFAYLAALPGARDTVIGNANVDGSAWMYAVADLHPLWTHYDYPQQQGPGPQRFIFWAYADDADTDPRVAQAIHALNIRYVLISSPTVRGFSLPDGLVSLEKSRSWAKIYDNGGASIYEWQGGGDVEHGQ encoded by the coding sequence ATGGCTGCCGCGCTGCTGCTGCTGGTCCTGCCGGGGACACTCGTCGCCGCCGCAGCGCGGCTGAGCTGGCCAGTGGCGATCACGGTCGGTCCCGCGCTGACTTACGGGCTGGTCGGCCTGGCCATCGTGCCGTTCGGCGCGTGGGGAATCCCCTGGAACGCGGGCACCGCACTGGTCACGCTGGTGCTGGTCGGCGCGCTGGTCGGCGGACTGGCCAGAGGTATTCGGGGGTGGCTGGACCGCCGTCCCGGCATCCACGTGGCCGCACCGACGGCCGCGGCCGGGCCGACGCCGGCGGTGGCGGCCGGGGTATTGCTGGGCATGCTGCTGATCGGCTGGGCGGCGGTGCGGGGCCTTCCGGATTGGCAGAGCATTCCCAGCACCTGGGACGCGGTCTGGCACGCCAACACCGTCCGCTTCATCCTCGACACCGGCCAGGCCTCGCCGACCCACATGGGTGAACTGCGCAACGTCGAGACCCACGCTCCGCTCTACTACCCGTCGGCGTTTCACGCGCTGACCGCGGTGCTGTGCCAGCTGACCGGCGCGGCACCCACCACCGGTTTCACCCTGGCCGGCCTGGCCGCCTCGGTGTGGCTGTTCCCGATCAGCGCCGCACTGCTCACCTGGAATCTGCTGAAGCGAGTCACCACCACCCGGCGCACCGCGGTCTCGGCGGCGACCGCCGCGGCGCTGTCGGCGTCGTTCACCGCGCTGCCCTACGTCGAGTTCGGTACCGCGGCCATGCCCAACCTGGTGGCCTACGGGCTGGTGGTGCCGACGTTCACGCTGATCACCTCGGTGCGCACCCTGCGGGACCGTATTCCGGTGGCGGTGCTGGCGCTGGTCGGGGTCTTCTCGGTGCATCTGACCGGGGGCGTGGTGACGGTGTTGCTGGTGGCGGCGTGGTGGCTGTGTCCGCGGGACGGGGCTCTGTGGAACCCGTTGCGCAGCAAGCGCCGCGACACCCTGGCGCTGGCCGCCGTCTTGGTGCCGACCGCTCTGCTGCTGTTGCCGCAGTTGCTGAGCGTGCGCAAGCAGGCCGAGATCATCGCCGGGCACTCGTTTCTGACCCATGAGGGCCGCAAATCCGGGCTGCGCGACGCGCTGCTGCTGCACACCCGCCACCTCAACGACTTCCCGATCCAGTACACCCTGGTCGGCCTGACCGCCGTCGGCCTGGCGCTGCTGGCCGTCCGCAAGGTGTGGTGGCCGCTGGCGCTGTGGGCGGTGCTGGTGGTGGGGGTGGTGCACTCCTCGGCACCGTTCGGCGGCCCGGCCGGCGCCGTCGTCGGCCGGTTCACCGACCTGTTCTACAGCGACCCCCGCCGGATCATGGCGGCGATGACGCTGCTGCTGATCCCGATGGCCGGCATCGGGCTGGCAGCGCTGGTCTCACTCGTCGCGCGGGGCCGCCTTCAGGGCGTGCTGACCGGGGCGCTGCTGGTCGGGGCGACGGTGGGGCTGGCCTGGCACTACCTGCCGCGGCACGCCTTTCTGTTCGGCGACAAGTACGACTCGGTGATGGTCGATGCCCGCGACCTGGAGGCCTTCGCTTATCTGGCCGCGCTGCCCGGGGCCCGCGACACCGTGATCGGCAACGCCAATGTCGACGGCAGCGCCTGGATGTACGCCGTCGCCGACCTGCACCCGCTGTGGACGCACTACGACTACCCCCAGCAGCAGGGGCCCGGACCGCAGCGGTTCATTTTCTGGGCCTACGCCGACGACGCCGACACCGATCCGCGGGTGGCGCAGGCCATCCACGCCCTCAACATCCGTTACGTGCTGATCAGCAGCCCCACGGTGCGCGGGTTCAGTCTGCCCGACGGGTTAGTGTCACTGGAGAAATCGCGGTCCTGGGCCAAGATCTACGACAATGGCGGGGCCAGCATCTACGAATGGCAGGGAGGCGGGGACGTTGAGCACGGGCAGTAG